One stretch of Brettanomyces nanus chromosome 4, complete sequence DNA includes these proteins:
- the MRP2 gene encoding 40S ribosomal protein mrp2, mitochondrial (BUSCO:EOG09344H4W), with the protein MSQLIKGASMKRFANATSLPSTFINSRVLRDNYKRQMMSQNEVTTRALKFIARNAALPQRLRLEAQIQLTSMPNYTRTTQLKGRCVDTGRGKGIIRDFRLCRYQFRMQALQGLLPGVKKGVW; encoded by the coding sequence ATGTCACAACTAATAAAAGGAGCCTCTATGAAGAGGTTTGCGAATGCAACATCTTTGCCTTCAACATTCATTAATTCCAGAGTTCTTAGAGACAACTACAAGCGTCAGATGATGTCACAGAACGAGGTGACCACAAGagctttgaaattcatTGCCAGAAATGCCGCCTTACCACAGAGATTGAGACTTGAAGCGCAAATTCAGTTGACTTCAATGCCTAATTACACTAGAACGACACAACTAAAGGGTAGATGTGTGGATACAGGAAGGGGAAAGGGTATTATACGAGACTTTAGGTTGTGCAGATATCAGTTTAGGATGCAGGCGTTGCAGGGACTTTTACCGGGTGTTAAAAAGGGAGTCTGGTAG
- a CDS encoding uncharacterized protein (BUSCO:EOG09342279), whose translation MNDNEVGNKYDRQVRLWNPNGQRCLANSSMCLINANTTASETLKNLVLPGVGKLVIVDDGRQTTDQDLASNFFLRDNAIRSVRAVEMAHTLGQLNPDVHVEAEIRPLDQLLDEPQYWSQFNCVMVSSFLESPELHQALSNLLWNQNICLIEVNSIGFYATLHIQYKEQDIIETHDNSLDDLRLDLPWPELQKHIDSIDLDQLDDQAFSNVPYSIILTKVYQKLVSTSAEFSRPVPSTVRNFVQSELRRTGDETNLEEACNRAILVLKNSKEIPGNLKEIFEDDELDCGDRFWVLVKALKIFYNNHGVLPLSGVLPDMESDTVNYMALTKLYREKFNDDKKELRGYIEDKEMFTDSELSTFVKNCRYMQVLRGSRKLFSGNLLVENENNPRMIHNLNIYVAFLAVKSFYERKHRFPNLKDRAKLRTVAISLLCRYQNVKNFPEGLEKVLDEICRYNGNEMHNTCALIGGVAAQEVIKVLTNQYVTLDNCLSYDGVNCEVRSWSIGSS comes from the coding sequence ATGAATGACAATGAAGTGGGTAACAAATACGATAGACAGGTGCGTCTCTGGAATCCCAACGGTCAGAGATGTCTTGCTAATTCATCGATGTGTTTGATCAATGCTAATACTACCGCTAGCGAAACGCTCAAGAACTTGGTTTTACCCGGCGTTGGAAAACTGGTTATTGTCGACGATGGCCGACAAACCACGGATCAAGATTTGGCCTCAAACTTTTTTTTACGGGATAATGCTATCCGTTCAGTGAGAGCTGTGGAGATGGCCCATACTCTAGGTCAACTGAATCCGGACGTACATGTTGAGGCTGAGATCAGGCCGTTAgaccaacttcttgatgaaCCTCAATACTGGTCTCAGTTCAACTGCGTAATGGTATCATCGTTTCTTGAGAGTCCTGAACTTCATCAAGCACTATCAAACCTATTATGGAATCAAAATATATGTCTGATAGAGGTCAACTCAATAGGTTTTTACGCTACTTTGCACATCCAATACAAGGAACAGGATATAATCGAGACCCATGACAATAGTTTGGACGACCTTCGTCTAGATTTACCTTGGCCTGAGCTACAAAAACATATAGATAGCATCGATCTTGATCAGTTAGATGATCAGGCCTTTTCTAATGTTCCTTACAGTATTATCTTAACCAAAGTGTACCAAAAGTTGGTATCGACGTCTGCAGAATTTTCAAGGCCTGTACCGTCAACCGTTAGAAACTTTGTACAATCGGAACTCAGAAGAACGGGAGATGAGACAAACTTGGAAGAAGCGTGCAACAGAGCCATTTTGGTGTTGAAGAACTCTAAAGAGATTCCAGGTAACTTAAAGGAGATCTTTGAGGATGACGAATTAGACTGTGGTGATAGGTTCTGGGTTCTTGTTAAGGCCTTGAAGATTTTCTACAATAATCACGGAGTTTTACCGTTAAGTGGGGTTTTACCTGATATGGAGTCAGATACCGTCAATTATATGGCTTTGACCAAACTCTATAGAGAAAAGTTTAACGACGATAAGAAGGAGCTAAGAGGTTACATTGAGGACAAAGAAATGTTTACAGACTCAGAATTGTCGACTTTTGTGAAGAATTGCCGCTATATGCAGGTTCTTAGAGGGTCCAGAAAGTTGTTTAGTGGCAATCTACTAGTAGAAAACGAGAACAACCCACGGATGATCCATAATTTGAACATCTATGTGGCTTTCCTTGCAGTCAAGAGTTTCTACGAACGAAAACATCGGTTCccaaatttgaaggatcGTGCAAAACTTCGTACTGTGGCTATTTCTTTACTCTGCCGCTATCAGAATGTAAAGAACTTCCCGGAAGGATTGGAAAAGGTTTTAGATGAGATTTGCAGATACAACGGTAATGAAATGCATAATACATGTGCTCTTATAGGAGGAGTAGCAGCACAGGAAGTGATCAAGGTATTGACCAATCAATACGTTACTTTGGATAATTGTTTGAGTTATGATGGAGTTAACTGTGAAGTGAGAAGTTGGTCTATAGGCAGTAGCTAA
- the ERG7 gene encoding Lanosterol synthase (Oxidosqualene--lanosterol cyclase) codes for MYYSDKLGIPKTDFSRWRLRTSELGAQRWEYLSTEASQKDPQNECTKYLLNEIFPRPAAPTVPNTASQALDNAATFFSGIQDHKSGTWPNQYKGPMFMSIGYVVASYFTGMEIPEPTRKEMIRYLVNTAHPVDGGWGLHEKDKSTCFGTTMNYVVLRLLGLSDEHPVCVKARKTLMRLGGAIGCPHWGKMWLALLNLYKWEGVNPAPTEMFVLPYAVPIHPMRWWVHTRAIYLAAGYLATSKIKCELTPLLEQLRIEIFSKPFDMINFSSNRNTVCGVDLYYPHSTLLNTLNWFMVKYEKFVRPKWLLDYSNKKAYELLLMEMKNTSYLSIAPVSGAFTAIVLFVEQGALGKDFKRSYDRMSEELFMGPLGMTVMGTNGSQTWDSCFAIQSFFISGLAKKPKYHDMIVRAFEFLVRSQFDTECIPGSFRDKRIGAWPFSTKEQGYTVTDCTSEAMKAILIVMNSNEFVDLHEKFDMKKLYDSIDVVLGLQNVGSFEFGSFASYECIKATPLLELINPAEVFGNIMVEYPYVECTDSSVLGLIYYSKCQKYRHDDIQLAVKRAIEYIMKAQNDDGSWYGSWGICYTYAGMFALEALSQVGQSYENSEVVRKGCDFLTAWQLNDGGWGETMGASETHSYISSRSSLVVQTSWVVIGLLLAEYPDQQVIRRGLDLILRRQQKSGEWLYESDEGVFNHSCAIEYPNYKFIFPIKAIGLYLNRYGDFSILHASS; via the coding sequence ATGTATTATTCCGACAAACTAGGCATTCCAAAGACCGATTTTTCTCGGTGGAGACTTCGAACCTCCGAATTAGGTGCTCAGCGCTGGGAATATTTGTCCACCGAAGCATCTCAAAAGGATCCTCAGAATGAATGTACCAAGTATCTCCTTAACGAGATATTTCCCAGGCCAGCTGCCCCAACTGTTCCCAATACAGCTTCCCAAGCTCTTGATAATGCCGCTACCTTCTTTTCAGGTATCCAGGATCATAAATCCGGAACTTGGCCCAATCAATATAAAGGTCCTATGTTCATGAGCATAGGTTATGTTGTTGCGTCGTATTTCACCGGTATGGAAATTCCTGAACCTACTCGCAAAGAAATGATTAGGTACCTAGTTAATACTGCACATCCGGTTGATGGTGGGTGGGGTCTTCATGAGAAGGATAAGTCGACTTGCTTTGGTACCACTATGAACTATGTAGTTCTTAGACTATTGGGCTTGTCGGATGAACATCCTGTGTGTGTTAAGGCTCGCAAGACATTGATGAGACTCGGTGGTGCCATTGGATGTCCTCATTGGGGTAAGATGTGGCTTGCATTACTCAATTTGTATAAGTGGGAGGGTGTTAACCCTGCACCGACAGAGAtgtttgttcttccttATGCTGTCCCCATTCATCCTATGAGATGGTGGGTTCATACTAGGGCCATCTATCTTGCAGCAGGTTATTTGGCAACTTCGAAAATCAAATGTGAGCTTACTCCATTGTTAGAACAGCTTCGTATTGAGATATTCAGCAAGCCGTTCGATATGATTAACTTCTCGTCCAATAGAAACACTGTTTGTGGTGTTGATTTGTATTATCCACATTCCACGTTGCTCAATACGTTGAACTGGTTCATGGTGAAGTATGAGAAGTTTGTTCGCCCTAAGTGGTTGCTTGATTATTCCAACAAAAAAGCCTATGAGTTACTTCttatggagatgaagaatacCTCGTACCTTTCCATCGCTCCTGTTTCGGGTGCATTCACTGCCATTGTTCTCTTTGTCGAACAGGGAGCTCTAGGCAAAGATTTCAAGCGCAGTTATGACCGTATGTCTGAAGAACTATTCATGGGACCATTGGGAATGACTGTTATGGGTACCAATGGTTCTCAAACTTGGGATTCATGCTTTGCCattcaatccttctttatttctggGCTTGCCAAAAAACCCAAGTATCATGATATGATCGTCAGAGCTTTCGAGTTTTTGGTGAGATCTCAATTTGATACGGAATGTATTCCTGGTTCGTTTAGGGATAAACGAATTGGTGCCTGGCCATTCTCGACTAAAGAGCAAGGCTATACTGTTACTGATTGTACCTCGGAGGCCATGAAGGCAATTTTGATAGTGATGAACTCTAACGAATTCGTTGATTTGCACGAGAAGTTTgatatgaagaaattgtACGACTCTATAGACGTTGTTTTGGGTCTTCAGAATGTCGGTtcctttgaatttggatCCTTTGCATCATATGAATGTATTAAAGCTACTCCGTTGCTTGAGTTGATCAATCCGGCTGAAGTTTTTGGTAATATCATGGTAGAGTATCCATACGTTGAATGTACAGATTCGTCTGTGCTAGGCTTGATTTATTACAGTAAGTGCCAAAAGTACCGTCATGACGATATTCAATTAGCAGTCAAGAGAGCCATCGAATACATTATGAAAGCAcagaatgatgatggttCCTGGTATGGCTCTTGGGGTATTTGCTATACTTATGCGGGTATGTTTGCACTTGAAGCACTTTCCCAAGTGGGACAGAGTTACGAAAACAGCGAGGTGGTACGCAAAGGATGTGATTTCTTGACTGCGTGGCAATTGAATGATGGAGGTTGGGGAGAAACCATGGGTGCTAGTGAAACTCACAGCTATATCTCGAGTAGAAGTTCCCTAGTGGTGCAAACCTCATGGGTAGTGATTGGACTTCTTTTAGCTGAGTATCCAGATCAGCAGGTGATTAGAAGAGGCCTTGATTTGATTCTTAGAAGGCAGCAGAAGAGCGGAGAGTGGCTCTACGAAAGCGATGAAGGCGTGTTTAATCATTCTTGTGCCATAGAATATCCGAACTATAAGTTCATCTTTCCTATCAAGGCGATCGGCTTGTATTTGAATCGGTACGGAGACTTTTCTATTTTGCACGCCAGTTCTTAA
- a CDS encoding uncharacterized protein (EggNog:ENOG41) — protein sequence MPQEANMIDKEVHVSRKLEDEPDEIDSEPEYETREEDEDDDFGNFEETQQQRRSLLEFDGDYEKHAETIGLLAQQMMKHMTLLEDRTEPQNSEIKLNDRCTSLYQRLVEQSPNSQLINWKQSFIKRQLLLNLQIPINLDELSPPKGDSVRVPPIYGENVIDELSLEAETELLRQVPPFDSFGMSEGEIKTLLDDTDKEMEEVYRKLQPVSYYKVLAEKNPELLGAQQTKLIGIKQELLRLLACWDKKLTDDKADNKIFTSYVENLVGNTQKLRRSSK from the coding sequence ATGCCACAGGAGGCAAATATGattgataaagaagtgCATGTCTCGAGGAAATTAGAAGACGAACCAGATGAGATTGATAGCGAACCCGAGTATGAGActagagaagaagacgaggatgaCGACTTTGgcaactttgaagagacaCAGCAACAGAGAAGGTCGCTCCTTGAATTTGACGGTGACTATGAGAAACATGCAGAAACGATTGGGCTTCTTGCACAACAAATGATGAAGCATATGACGCTATTAGAGGATAGAACTGAACCGCAAAACAGCGAAATCAAATTAAACGATAGATGCACGAGCTTATATCAGAGACTCGTAGAACAATCACCCAATTCTCAGCTTATCAACTGGAAACAATCGTTCATTAAGCGACAGTTACTTCTCAACCTTCAGATACCGATTaatttggatgaattgTCTCCCCCAAAAGGCGATTCTGTACGTGTACCTCCTATCTACGGTGAAAATGTAATTGACGAGCTAAGTCTGGAAGCTGAGACCGAGTTGCTTCGACAAGTACCGCCTTTTGACAGTTTTGGAATGAGTGAAGGAGAAATAAAGACCTTATTGGATGATACAGACaaggagatggaagagGTTTACCGAAAACTACAGCCTGTCTCCTACTATAAGGTATTGGCAGAGAAGAACCCAGAGCTTCTTGGGGCTCAACAGACAAAGTTGATTGGCATTAAGCAGGAATTGCTGAGACTTCTAGCTTGCTGGGACAAGAAGTTGACCGACGATAAGGCCGATaataaaattttcacttcttaCGTGGAGAACTTGGTGGGAAATACTCAGAAACTAAGACGTTCTTCTAAATAG
- a CDS encoding uncharacterized protein (EggNog:ENOG41~BUSCO:EOG093404VG), whose product MATASFTESNSSTPTLNVAGTVSPSVSKSLLEKLKKKEAAKRKPHPAAFRGWKEVSGFQDGDQLTKTDEIMDLLTRSTFMEQYLPEYLYGDWYHISGCLILGSFLSWLFGHFGLFLGPVFLVSLPVALYYRTSIRKYRQTIRMEAQREFSVGAIEDDFESLDWLNVFIQKLWPSVEPYISEQVCTQGNAILADLPLPAFIKQIWISTFTVGSKPPRVDKVRTLDRTADDVTVMDWWVSFIPNVREDLTEKQLKSRANQQVIVKAKLFGLTLPVNVSNLTFRAKIRVRLRMMTNFPHIQTVNVSLMEPPYFDAISKPIGGQSIFSPEIFTIPGLYMFINEMVLKFAGPLFFSPLSFQVNLEQMLAGNGLRGALGILELNIKNAKGLEGADNYHNTIDPYFTFGFGGKVLAKSKVVNDTTDPVYNEKVDVILSSSTEPLAVILYDENESDGRKDKFMGATLYDLEDIMNEGEIEDLTLPILRNNRPAGEITFSLKLMKSLQGSKLPDGSFSPPPDLNTGVLNLKLLGARNYSEDEKKPGSILAEVYVDKKKRLTSSVVKKSKSASWNLDFEDIVTDRAHCNVRVVFRDPANKTKSVGSTTLRLTDIIDGTYVGNDWFSLNRGRGEVKLSCEWNSVRMSGVPGSIGYTEPIGVVRVFISRGEDLLNLEKFGTIDPYVRVMVNGVQRGRTLTMDSTTDPVFSQSIYVPVTSPNQRVVIEAMDVERTTQDRTLGSFQVRLDKFIDYNDKGEPVETIGDIKKGVLVHSRKGPKGNVEYSMSFFPCKSVRTPNEVKELKEKAFLIQKVIDEKKEKEEDTEAEEDELQELQDAKPQSELTLERLDNYDTGILVLSVLEGQFPTEGYLQVFFDMQGYPSFESHLVSSRRNRISMTGDALIKELCKYSTITFKFSKRKGDNIKKDSISEVTIPTLKFLKSCYDKVSVMKIGNDSCKIKVTARFIPVDMSSLPSADSIGNSGMLHLRLLRAEGLPSADKNGKSDPFVRLYLNGEEFFKSKTKKKTLNPEWNEDVDINIDNRAASVMRIKVSDWDFGVEQDDELGDYKFPLSDLNPFASDWQDLQFSLADPDNNSAGEIYLQALYKSEYHTVLSAEKALPNVGNLAVDGAGKVLGTGVEGAGKVLSTGASVVGAAGKVLGSAGGLFRKKK is encoded by the exons ATGGCGACG GCCTCATTTACCGAATCAAACAGCTCAACACCAACTCTCAATGTAGCCGGTACAGTTTCCCCCTCTGTCAGCAAGTcacttcttgaaaagctcaagaagaaagaggctGCCAAGAGAAAGCCACATCCAGCTGCTTTCAGAGGTTGGAAAGAGGTGTCGGGTTTTCAGGATGGCGATCAATTGACCAAGACCGATGAAATTATGGACTTACTCACACGTTCAACGTTCATGGAGCAGTATTTGCCTGAGTATTTGTACGGTGACTGGTACCACATCTCGGGTTGCTTGATTCTTGGATCATTTTTGTCCTGGTTGTTTGGTCATTTTGGTCTCTTCTTGGGACCGGTCTTTTTGGTTTCTCTACCCGTTGCCCTATATTACAGAACTAGCATTCGAAAGTATCGTCAGACTATTCGTATGGAAGCCCAGCGTGAGTTTTCTGTTGGTGCtattgaggatgattttgaGTCCCTCGATTGGCTGAACGTCTTTATACAGAAACTGTGGCCTTCGGTCGAGCCGTACATCTCTGAGCAAGTCTGTACTCAGGGCAATGCTATTTTGGCAGATTTACCATTGCCCGCATTTATCAAACAAATATGGATTTCCACTTTCACCGTCGGCTCTAAGCCTCCAAGGGTCGATAAGGTAAGAACTCTAGATAGAACTGCAGATGATGTGACTGTCATGGATTGGTGGGTCTCTTTTATACCCAATGTCAGAGAAGATTTGACTGAAAAGCAGCTTAAGAGTCGGGCTAATCAGCAGGTTATAGTTAAAGCTAAGTTGTTTGGTCTTACGCTTCCTGTCAACGTCTCGAATCTGACTTTCAGGGCAAAAATTCGTGTCAGGTTGCGTATGATGACTAACTTCCCCCATATTCAAACCGTTAATGTGTCTTTGATGGAACCTCCTTACTTTGACGCCATTTCCAAGCCCATTGGTGGTCAATCTATTTTCTCCCCGGAAATATTTACTATTCCTGGCTTGTACATGTTCATCAACGAAATGGTTCTCAAGTTTGCAGGTCCTTTGTTTTTCAGTCCCCTATCTTTCCAAGTTAACTTGGAGCAGATGTTAGCCGGTAATGGACTCCGGGGAGCATTGGGTATTCTTGAATTAAATATTAAGAATGCCAAAGGTCTTGAAGGTGCAGATAATTACCACAACACCATCGACCCTTACTTCACCTTTGGCTTTGGTGGTAAAGTTCTTGCTAAGAGCAAGGTTGTTAACGATACCACCGATCCGGTCTATAACGAGAAAGTCGATGTCATACTCAGTAGTTCCACTGAGCCATTGGCCGTTATTTTGtacgatgaaaatgaatccGATGGAAGAAAGGACAAGTTTATGGGTGCTACATTGTACGATTTGGAGGATATCATGAATGAAGGTGAAATTGAGGACCTAACTTTGCCTATTCTACGTAACAACAGACCTGCTGGTGAAATCACTTTTAGcttgaaattgatgaagtCTCTTCAGGGTTCTAAGTTACCAGATGGCTCTTTCTCACCTCCTCCTGATTTGAATACTGGTgtcttgaatttgaagttACTAGGAGCCAGAAACTACAGCgaggatgaaaagaagccagGTTCTATTTTGGCTGAGGTCTATGTTGATAAAAAGAAGCGTTTGACGTCTAGCGTCGTCAAGAAGTCCAAAAGTGCCTCCTGGAACCTCGACTTTGAGGATATTGTCACCGATAGAGCTCACTGTAATGTGAGAGTTGTTTTCAGAGATCCTGCCAACAAAACTAAATCTGTTGGCTCCACTACATTACGGCTTACTGATATAATTGATGGAACTTATGTGGGCAACGATTGGTTCTCACTAAACAGGGGTAGGGGAGAGGTCAAGCTTTCCTGCGAATGGAATTCGGTTCGTATGAGTGGAGTTCCTGGTTCCATTGGCTACACGGAACCTATTGGTGTTGTTAGGGTGTTTATTTCCAGAGGTGAAGATTTGCTtaatttggagaagtttgGTACCATTGATCCATATGTTCGTGTCATGGTGAATGGTGTTCAGCGTGGTAGAACCCTTACCATGGACTCTACAACGGACCCGGTGTTTTCTCAATCCATCTACGTTCCAGTGACCTCTCCTAATCAAAGAGTGGTTATCGAGGCCATGGATGTTGAGAGGACTACTCAGGATAGAACTCTTGGTTCGTTCCAGGTTCGCCTCGACAAGTTTATTGATTACAATGATAAAGGAGAGCCAGTTGAGACCATTGGTGACATTAAAAAGGGTGTGTTGGTCCATTCCAGAAAAGGTCCGAAGGGAAATGTTGAGTACTCGATGTCTTTCTTTCCGTGTAAGTCGGTTAGAACTCCAAATGAAGTGAAGGAGCTTAAGGAGAAGGCGTTTTTAATCCAAAAGGTgattgatgagaagaaggaaaaggaagaagatactgaagccgaagaagatgagcttcaagaacttcaagATGCTAAGCCTCAGAGCGAACTTACTCTTGAGCGACTTGATAACTATGATACTGGTATCCTAGTCCTGAGTGTCCTTGAAGGTCAGTTCCCCACGGAGGGCTACTTGCAGgttttctttgatatgCAGGGCTATCCTTCATTTGAATCTCACCTTGTTAGCTCAAGGCGTAATCGTATCTCAATGACCGGGGATGCATTAATCAAAGAACTTTGTAAGTACTCCACAATTACTTTCaagttttccaaaagaaaaggtgaCAATATCAAGAAGGATTCGATTTCGGAGGTTACGATTCCTACCCtaaagtttttgaagagttGTTACGATAAGGTTTCAGTGATGAAGATTGGAAATGATTCGTGCAAGATTAAAGTGACGGCCAGATTCATTCCCGTAGATATGAGTTCTTTGCCTTCGGCAGACTCCATCGGAAATTCCGGTATGCTTCACTTGAGGCTCTTGCGCGCCGAAGGACTTCCTTCAGCCGATAAAAACGGAAAATCGGATCCGTTTGTTCGTTTGTATCTTAATGGGGAAGAGTTCTTTAAGAGtaagacaaagaagaagacgtTGAACCCTGAATGgaatgaagatgttgatatcaatattgACAACCGTGCTGCTTCTGTGATGCGGATTAAAGTGAGTGATTGGGACTTTGGCGTAGAACAAGATGACGAACTTGGTGACTACAAGTTTCCTTTGTCGGATCTAAATCCATTTGCATCCGATTGGCAGgatcttcaattctctcTTGCTGACCCCGATAACAACTCTGCAGGTGAAATCTATCTACAGGCTCTTTACAAGTCAGAATATCACACTGTTTTGAGTGCCGAGAAGGCACTTCCAAATGTGGGTAACTTGGCAGTAGATGGTGCGGGTAAGGTGCTCGGTACTGGTGTCGAAGGGGCGGGTAAGGTGTTGAGTACTGGTGCTAGTGTCGTTGGCGCCGCTGGTAAGGTCTTGGGTAGTGCAGGTGGActcttcagaaagaagaaatag
- the URA6 gene encoding bifunctional uridylate/adenylate kinase (BUSCO:EOG09343X7R), producing the protein MFSQSAWLIAPLKSQMAICTSSRCCRLALSPVAVQHSFRRLYSSPSPPPSPQQQHQHQQQQQKKKRRGNNLLPLLLLGIAAGGLTYYNLKHVSKPPRASVDPIKVRKELESTEKPLFHPGEIDVIFVLGGPGAGKGTQCQKLVDQYHFVHLSAGDLLRAEQKDPDSQYGELIADCIKEGIIVPQEITIALLRKAIVKNYNSTGKTRFLVDGFPRKMDQALSFEDQVAQSKFVLFFECPEDVMLERLLQRGKTSGRSDDNIESIKKRFRTFLETSMPVINYYEKKGKVVKVNCDRPVDEVFDHVVSHLEKEGISKN; encoded by the coding sequence ATGTTCTCACAGTCTGCATGGCTTATTGCTCCTCTGAAGAGTCAAATGGCCATATGTACCAGTTCTAGATGCTGTCGTCTGGCCTTGAGTCCTGTTGCTGTCCAGCACTCGTTTAGGAGACTTTactcttcaccttctcctccaCCTTCAccacagcagcagcatcaacatcaacaacaacaacagaagaagaagagaagaggaaataACCTGCTTCCTCTTCTACTTCTCGGCATTGCTGCTGGTGGATTGACATATTATAATTTGAAACATGTCTCCAAGCCACCTAGAGCCTCTGTCGACCCTATCAAAGTTCGTAAAGAACTCGAATCCACTGAAAAACCACTTTTTCACCCGGGAGAAATTGACGTCATTTTCGTTCTTGGAGGACCCGGAGCTGGAAAGGGCACTCAGTGCCAAAAGTTAGTTGATCAGTACCATTTTGTTCACCTCAGTGCTGGAGACCTCTTAAGAGCTGAACAGAAGGATCCTGATTCTCAATATGGTGAATTGATCGCCGACTGTATCAAGGAAGGTATCATTGTTCCTCAAGAGATCACCATAGCTCTTTTGAGAAAGGCTATAGTGAAAAACTACAATAGCACTGGGAAGACTCGGTTTTTAGTCGATGGCTTCCCAAGAAAGATGGATCAAGCTTTATCCTTTGAGGATCAGGTGGCCCAGTCCAAATTTGTACTCTTCTTCGAATGCCCCGAGGATGTGATGCTTGAGAGATTACTACAAAGAGGAAAGACATCTGGCCGTTCCGATGATAATATCGAGTCgatcaaaaaaagattCAGAACTTTCCTTGAGACTAGTATGCCTGTCATTAACTACTATGAGAAAAAGGGAAAGGTGGTGAAGGTGAACTGCGACCGGCCAGTAGATGAAGTATTTGATCACGTGGTTTCTCATCTCGAAAAGGAGGGTATCTCCAAGAACTAA
- a CDS encoding uncharacterized protein (MEROPS:MER0001229), protein MLSRRLFSTSTAKLARAEVTKLSNGLTIITKPTNSKLSSIGVYLNSGSRAENPYNSGVSTLTGNVLKNSSIARKALLSSGIKVSSTNDKELSGIAVASFVPGNFKDASSTLETLLKDSSKLVADEFTVKEEAAKTAALADEFEEVPDKMVVEHMTATAFQGTTLALPTFGKAETLSTLQAVDLQDFLGKNLLSSNVALVGYGSDIDHDALVKVASKLAIPSGARLAFSPTSFLGSDVRMRDDNMPKAYVAISAKIPGARSEHDFYTGLVAAHINGQFLGADSLYTSFEGSKLSQLVASNGLGDYYNHFQLAYSDIGLWGVYMSSPAISYLDEYVHFVLKSWNRFSAGTVTDAELQKGKQELKLALTGSNASAAEQTKALALEYFARGFLPSDEEILQSIDTVSHKDLVNWAQKYLYDQDIALAASGQIEDVFDYGRIRNDMSMMRW, encoded by the coding sequence atgctCTCTAGAAGACTGTTCTCCACATCGACTGCCAAATTGGCTCGGGCTGAAGTCACCAAGCTTTCTAATGGCCTCACTATTATCACCAAGCCTACCAACTCTAAGCTCTCTTCCATTGGTGTCTACTTGAACTCTGGCTCTAGAGCAGAAAACCCTTACAACTCCGGTGTTTCGACTTTGACTGGTAATGTGCTCAAAAACTCTTCCATTGCTAGGAAGGCCTTACTCTCTTCGGGCATTAAGGTGTCTTCCACCAACGATAAGGAGCTTTCTGGTATTGCCGTTGCTTCTTTCGTTCCCGGTAATTTTAAAGAtgcatcttcaactcttgaaactcttttgaaagattCTTCTAAGTTGGTTGCTGATGAATTCACCGTCAAGGAGGAAGCTGCTAAAACTGCTGCTCTTGCCGATGAGTTTGAAGAGGTTCCTGACAAGATGGTCGTTGAACATATGACTGCTACCGCTTTCCAAGGTACCACTTTGGCTTTACCAACTTTTGGCAAAGCTGAGACTTTGTCTACCCTTCAGGCTGTTGATTTGCAGGACTTTTTAGGCAaaaatcttctttcttccaatgtCGCATTGGTTGGATATGGTTCTGATATCGATCATGATGCACTCGTCAAGGTGGCTTCCAAGCTAGCCATTCCATCAGGTGCAAGACTTGCcttttctccaacttcGTTTCTTGGTTCTGATGTTAGAATGAGAGACGACAATATGCCAAAGGCTTATGTTGCCATCTCTGCCAAGATTCCTGGTGCTCGTTCTGAACACGACTTTTACACTGGACTTGTTGCTGCCCACATCAATGGTCAATTTCTTGGTGCAGACTCCCTTTACACATCTTTCGAGGGATCCAAATTGTCCCAGTTGGTAGCCAGTAATGGCTTGGGTGATTACTACAACCACTTTCAGTTGGCTTACTCTGACATTGGCCTCTGGGGTGTTTATATGTCTTCCCCAGCAATCAGCTACCTTGATGAATATGTCCATTTCGTTTTAAAGAGCTGGAACAGATTCTCTGCTGGTACTGTCACCGATGCCGAGTTGCAGAAGGGTAAACAGGAGCTGAAGCTTGCCCTTACCGGTAGTAACGCTTCGGCTGCTGAACAGACTAAGGCTCTTGCCTTGGAATACTTTGCCAGAGGTTTCTTACCTTCCGATGAGGAGATTCTTCAGTCCATTGATACTGTTTCCCACAAGGACTTGGTCAACTGGGCCCAGAAATACTTGTACGACCAGGATATTGCTCTTGCTGCTTCTGGCCAGATTGAAGACGTCTTTGACTACGGCAGAATTAGAAACGACATGTCTATGATGAGATGGTGA